The genomic interval AGTGCGTCCGGGGCCAGCGTAAGGGCCCGGGTGAGCGCGGTGAGATCAGCAGGAGGCAGGGGCATGGGCCTTCAGGGTAGTGGCTGAGCGGCGCGGACGGTCAGGCGCGGGCGTGCTGGGCCTGTTCGTCCAGTGCGGCGATCTCGTCCGGGCTGAGCTGGTAGTGCTCGCCGCACCAGTGACACACGATTTCCTGCCCGCCTGAGTCGATCATGTCCTGCCGTTCCTGCGCGGTGAAGAATTTCAGGCTGTCGGCCGCGCGGCTGCGGGAGCAGCGGCACTCGAAGCGTGCGCCCTGCGCGTCGGGCGCCAGGGTGATGTCCAGGCCGTCCATGGCGCGGTGAATGGCTTCCAGCAGCCCGCCGCGGCGCAGGTTGTCGGTGATCTGGCCCATGGCGCGGATGTTCGCTTCGAGTTTCCCGAGCGTTTCGTCCGTCACGCCGGGCATCGCCTGGATCAGCAGGCCGCCCGCGTGGGCGACGCGGCCCCCTTCCTCGTACACCCCGAGCAGCACGGCGTTCGGAATCTGCTCGGAGACGCCCAGGTACGTGCTGATGTCCTCGGCAATCTCACCGCTGACGAGGTGGGCGCTGCCGGTGTACGGCTCGCCGTTGTCGAGGAGGCGCGTGACGTTGATCTCCCCCTGGGTGCCCACGATGCCGCGCACGTCCAGCTTGCCGTCACTTTCCCTCAGGGGCAGGTCGGCGTCTGGGTGACGCACGTAGCCCCGGACGCGGCCGTCGGCGCTGCCTTCCGCAACGATCCAGCCGACAGGCCCGTCGCCTTCCACGCGGATATTCACGCGGCTGTCGGTTTTCTTGCCCAGCACCACGGCCAGCAGGGCGCTGGCGGTCAGGGTGCGGCCCAGGGCGGCCGTGGCAGTCTTGGACAGGTGATGGCGCACACGGGCGTCCTCCACGAGCCGGCTGGAGTCCATGCCGACCAGGCGCAGGGTTCCCCCGGCGGCCGTGCCGCGCAGGAGGAAGGAGTCAGGCAGCGAAGCAGTCATCCCGCTACCTTAGCCGGATCAGGTCCGGTGGGCTGTGGGTGGCCTCTCATTCGGCAGGCCAGGAATGCTCCTCCTGCGGCTCGCCGAGGACGACCATAAAGTGTGGAATTTCTCTCACTGGATTGGGGCGGAAAATGCCGTCCCAGCCGCGTCCCCCACGCAGAGACAGACCGGTAAAAAAGGCCTGCTGGGCAATGGAGTACCTTCAGGGTTCTGGCGGGAGGCCCTCATCCGGAATTCCTAGCATGAGAGGTCACGACGACCCGGTGAACCGGAGGACAGTGCACTTCCCGCCACAGGACCGTTGCCCCCATCCCGTCCCCAAGGACGGTGCCGCCCTGTCTGGCGCGGCGCTGCCCCCGAAACC from Deinococcus taeanensis carries:
- the hslO gene encoding Hsp33 family molecular chaperone HslO, with translation MTASLPDSFLLRGTAAGGTLRLVGMDSSRLVEDARVRHHLSKTATAALGRTLTASALLAVVLGKKTDSRVNIRVEGDGPVGWIVAEGSADGRVRGYVRHPDADLPLRESDGKLDVRGIVGTQGEINVTRLLDNGEPYTGSAHLVSGEIAEDISTYLGVSEQIPNAVLLGVYEEGGRVAHAGGLLIQAMPGVTDETLGKLEANIRAMGQITDNLRRGGLLEAIHRAMDGLDITLAPDAQGARFECRCSRSRAADSLKFFTAQERQDMIDSGGQEIVCHWCGEHYQLSPDEIAALDEQAQHARA